In one Pogona vitticeps strain Pit_001003342236 chromosome 14, PviZW2.1, whole genome shotgun sequence genomic region, the following are encoded:
- the RAB35 gene encoding ras-related protein Rab-35 isoform X2 produces MLLNKGRGSRRDLSWGVGKSSLLLRFADNTFSGSYITTIGVDFKIRTVEINGEKVKLQIWDTAGQERFRTITSTYYRGTHGVIVVYDVTSAESFVNVKRWLHEINQNCDDVCRILVGNKNDDPERKVVETEDAYKFAGQMGIQLFETSAKENINVEEMFNCITELVLRAKKDNLAKQQQQQQNDVVKLTKNSKRKKRCC; encoded by the exons GCGTTGGCAAGAGCAGTTTGCTGTTACGTTTTGCTGACAACACTTTCTCAG GCAGTTACATCACCACGATTGGAGTAGACTTCAAAATCCGGACAGTAGAGATTAACGGGGAAAAAGTCAAGCTGCAGATCTGGGATACCGCTGGGCAAGAACGCTTCCGGACTATCACATCAAC GTACTACAGAGGGACACATGGGGTCATTGTGGTTTATGATGTCACAAGCGCTGAATCCTTCGTGAATGTCAAACGGTGGTTGCATGAAATAAACCAGAATTGCGATGATGTTTGCCGAATATTAG TTGGCAATAAGAATGATGATCCAGAACGGAAAGTGGTAGAAACTGAAGACGCCTATAAATTTGCTGGGCAGATGGGGATCCAGCTGTTTGAGACCAGCGCCAAAGAGAACATTAATGTGGAAGAG ATGTTCAACTGCATCACAGAGTTGGTTCTGCGGGCCAAGAAAGACAACTtagcaaagcagcagcagcagcaacagaacgACGTGGTGAAGTTAACGAAGAACAGTAAACGGAAGAAGCGGTGCTGCTAA
- the RAB35 gene encoding ras-related protein Rab-35 isoform X1, with the protein MARDYDHLFKLLIIGDSGVGKSSLLLRFADNTFSGSYITTIGVDFKIRTVEINGEKVKLQIWDTAGQERFRTITSTYYRGTHGVIVVYDVTSAESFVNVKRWLHEINQNCDDVCRILVGNKNDDPERKVVETEDAYKFAGQMGIQLFETSAKENINVEEMFNCITELVLRAKKDNLAKQQQQQQNDVVKLTKNSKRKKRCC; encoded by the exons GCGTTGGCAAGAGCAGTTTGCTGTTACGTTTTGCTGACAACACTTTCTCAG GCAGTTACATCACCACGATTGGAGTAGACTTCAAAATCCGGACAGTAGAGATTAACGGGGAAAAAGTCAAGCTGCAGATCTGGGATACCGCTGGGCAAGAACGCTTCCGGACTATCACATCAAC GTACTACAGAGGGACACATGGGGTCATTGTGGTTTATGATGTCACAAGCGCTGAATCCTTCGTGAATGTCAAACGGTGGTTGCATGAAATAAACCAGAATTGCGATGATGTTTGCCGAATATTAG TTGGCAATAAGAATGATGATCCAGAACGGAAAGTGGTAGAAACTGAAGACGCCTATAAATTTGCTGGGCAGATGGGGATCCAGCTGTTTGAGACCAGCGCCAAAGAGAACATTAATGTGGAAGAG ATGTTCAACTGCATCACAGAGTTGGTTCTGCGGGCCAAGAAAGACAACTtagcaaagcagcagcagcagcaacagaacgACGTGGTGAAGTTAACGAAGAACAGTAAACGGAAGAAGCGGTGCTGCTAA